The Pseudomonas berkeleyensis genome includes a region encoding these proteins:
- a CDS encoding pantothenate kinase: MILELDCGNSFIKWRVISSDGRERALSGVVDSDSRLFEALAASPALSITHCRLVSVRSDVETEQLIDRLRGSLGVEAVSAQSASQVGAVRNGYDDFQRLGLDRWLAVLGAYHLGQRACLVVDLGTAVTADFVSADGAHLGGFICPGLPLMRDQLSTHTRRIRYDRQVALAALQELEPGRSTAEAVERGCVLMLRGFVEQQLLQARARFADGFEVFLTGGDADLVRDVAPGAQVVPDLVFVGLAIACPLG; this comes from the coding sequence ATGATTCTTGAGCTCGATTGCGGGAATAGCTTTATCAAGTGGCGCGTTATTTCCAGCGATGGTCGTGAGCGTGCGCTATCGGGCGTCGTCGACTCCGACTCTCGCCTGTTCGAGGCGCTTGCCGCTTCTCCTGCGCTGTCGATTACTCACTGTCGATTGGTAAGCGTGCGTAGCGATGTGGAAACCGAGCAACTGATAGATCGTTTGCGCGGGTCTTTGGGGGTGGAGGCGGTCTCTGCTCAGTCGGCCAGTCAGGTCGGTGCGGTTCGTAATGGTTACGATGACTTTCAGCGCCTGGGTTTGGATCGTTGGCTGGCGGTGCTGGGTGCTTATCATCTGGGGCAGCGGGCTTGCTTGGTGGTGGATCTGGGAACGGCAGTGACAGCTGACTTCGTTTCCGCTGATGGTGCTCATCTTGGTGGCTTTATTTGCCCGGGGCTTCCGCTGATGCGCGACCAGTTGAGTACGCATACTCGGCGTATTCGCTACGACCGCCAGGTTGCGTTGGCTGCTCTGCAGGAGCTTGAGCCAGGGCGCTCCACTGCGGAGGCTGTAGAGCGTGGCTGCGTATTGATGCTCAGAGGCTTCGTCGAGCAGCAGCTGCTTCAGGCGCGCGCACGCTTTGCTGATGGATTCGAGGTGTTCTTGACTGGGGGCGATGCCGATCTGGTACGGGATGTTGCTCCTGGTGCTCAGGTCGTTCCGGATCTGGTCTTTGTTGGGCTGGCAATTGCCTGTCCGTTAGGGTGA
- a CDS encoding anhydro-N-acetylmuramic acid kinase: MPLYLGVMSGTSLDGLDIALIEHDQHTRLLATAYRSMPEQLRSDMLALCASGADELARAALAEQHWVELAATAIGELLQQQGLQSQQIRAIGSHGQTVRHEPARGFTIQIGNPALLAELTGICVVGDFRRRDVAAGGQGAPLVPAFHQTLFSDSSKHVAVLNVGGFSNLSLLSPGQEVLGFDSGPGNVLLDAWIQHCQGQAYDRNGDWAATGQVHAELLTRLLGDPFFAAQGPKSTGRELFNLDWLLRHLQTLAPIAAEDVQATLVELTAHSIVSALRRAQAQTDALLVCGGGAHNQCLMTRLGSLLPEAHVTSTADRGIDPDWVEAMAFAWLAHCALEGIPGNRPSVTGAHGLRVLGAIYPA, encoded by the coding sequence ATGCCTCTCTATCTCGGTGTGATGTCCGGTACCAGCCTGGACGGACTGGACATCGCGCTGATCGAGCATGATCAGCACACCCGCCTATTGGCCACTGCCTATCGTTCCATGCCAGAGCAACTGCGCAGCGACATGCTGGCACTCTGTGCATCAGGAGCCGATGAACTGGCTCGCGCCGCACTCGCAGAACAGCACTGGGTTGAGTTGGCAGCCACTGCCATCGGCGAGCTACTGCAACAGCAAGGCCTGCAGTCACAGCAAATCCGCGCCATCGGCAGTCATGGCCAGACCGTACGCCACGAACCTGCACGCGGATTCACCATACAGATTGGCAACCCGGCACTGCTGGCCGAGTTGACCGGCATCTGCGTAGTGGGCGACTTCCGGCGACGTGATGTGGCCGCCGGGGGCCAGGGTGCCCCCTTGGTACCAGCCTTCCATCAGACCTTGTTCAGCGACAGCAGCAAGCATGTCGCGGTACTCAATGTCGGCGGATTCAGCAATTTGAGCCTGCTTTCTCCGGGACAGGAAGTGCTGGGTTTCGACAGCGGCCCGGGCAATGTCCTGCTCGACGCCTGGATCCAGCACTGCCAGGGGCAAGCCTATGATCGCAATGGCGACTGGGCTGCCACCGGACAGGTACATGCCGAGCTGCTAACTCGCCTGCTGGGTGATCCCTTCTTCGCTGCGCAGGGCCCGAAGAGCACTGGGCGTGAGCTGTTCAACCTGGATTGGCTGCTCAGGCATTTGCAGACACTTGCACCCATTGCCGCAGAAGATGTGCAGGCGACCCTGGTCGAGCTCACGGCTCATAGCATCGTCAGCGCTCTGCGCAGGGCACAAGCGCAGACCGATGCCCTGCTGGTATGCGGGGGAGGCGCTCATAACCAGTGCCTGATGACGCGCCTGGGTTCGCTGTTACCAGAAGCTCATGTCACCAGCACGGCCGACCGGGGTATCGACCCCGACTGGGTCGAAGCCATGGCATTCGCCTGGCTCGCCCATTGCGCCCTCGAGGGCATCCCAGGCAATCGCCCCAGCGTGACCGGAGCACACGGCCTTCGCGTACTCGGTGCCATCTACCCTGCCTAG
- the birA gene encoding bifunctional biotin--[acetyl-CoA-carboxylase] ligase/biotin operon repressor BirA encodes MLALLKLLQDGRFHSGEALGAVLGVSRSAVWKQLQGLESELGIEVFKVPGRGYRLAAPMTLLDAEQIRLNSGLVDWPVFVESSLDSTNAEIFRRLDAGVRAPFVLLAERQTAGRGRRGRAWSSPFAENLYCSVVVRVDGGMSQVEALSLTVGLAVARALQACGLSAAGLKWPNDVLVDGHKISGILLELAGDPADVCHVVVGVGINVNMLVDASAVIDQPWTSVRQCLGKPMDRNQLAGELLRQLRTYFATHWRDGFAGVREEWEALHVWRGKPVALTAGQGATLGVVLGVDQRGAIRLEVDGCERSFSGGELSLRLRNDS; translated from the coding sequence ATGCTGGCATTGTTGAAACTTCTGCAGGACGGTCGATTCCATTCTGGCGAAGCCCTTGGGGCTGTGCTGGGAGTTAGTCGTAGTGCCGTCTGGAAGCAGCTACAAGGTCTGGAGAGCGAGCTCGGGATCGAGGTGTTCAAGGTTCCAGGGCGTGGCTATCGGCTTGCGGCGCCTATGACGCTGCTGGATGCCGAGCAGATTCGGCTTAACTCGGGTCTGGTGGATTGGCCTGTATTTGTCGAATCAAGTCTCGACTCTACCAATGCTGAGATATTTCGACGTCTCGATGCTGGCGTTCGTGCGCCTTTTGTTCTGCTCGCCGAGCGTCAAACGGCAGGGCGGGGGCGGCGGGGACGCGCATGGTCGAGTCCATTTGCAGAGAACCTTTATTGCAGTGTCGTAGTGCGTGTCGATGGCGGCATGAGCCAGGTCGAGGCGCTAAGCCTTACTGTCGGTTTGGCTGTAGCTCGTGCGTTACAGGCTTGTGGTCTCTCGGCGGCGGGTTTGAAGTGGCCGAATGACGTTCTGGTCGATGGTCACAAGATATCCGGAATCTTGCTGGAGCTCGCTGGTGATCCGGCGGATGTCTGCCATGTCGTGGTCGGCGTGGGTATCAATGTGAACATGCTGGTCGATGCCTCGGCTGTGATCGATCAGCCATGGACGTCTGTACGCCAGTGCTTGGGTAAGCCTATGGATCGTAATCAGTTGGCTGGCGAGCTATTGCGTCAACTGCGTACCTATTTCGCCACTCATTGGCGGGATGGCTTTGCAGGGGTGCGCGAAGAGTGGGAAGCGCTGCACGTTTGGCGTGGAAAACCCGTTGCATTGACGGCGGGGCAGGGCGCGACCTTGGGTGTCGTACTTGGTGTGGATCAGCGAGGGGCTATTCGCCTTGAGGTCGATGGTTGTGAGCGCTCTTTCAGTGGTGGTGAGTTGAGCTTGAGGTTGCGCAATGATTCTTGA
- the erpA gene encoding iron-sulfur cluster insertion protein ErpA, which produces MSVETFTPAPLHFTQGAASKVKTLVDEEGNPRLKLRVFVTGGGCSGFQYGFTFDEDTAEDDTIVEREGVSLVVDAMSFQYLAGSEVDYQEGLEGSRFVIKNPNATTTCGCGSSFSI; this is translated from the coding sequence ATGAGCGTCGAAACCTTCACCCCTGCCCCCTTGCACTTCACCCAGGGTGCAGCCAGCAAGGTGAAGACTCTGGTCGATGAAGAGGGTAATCCACGCCTGAAACTGCGCGTGTTCGTCACGGGCGGTGGTTGCTCGGGCTTTCAATATGGCTTCACCTTCGATGAAGACACCGCTGAAGATGACACCATCGTCGAGCGCGAAGGGGTCAGTCTGGTGGTCGATGCCATGAGCTTCCAGTACCTGGCAGGCTCGGAGGTCGATTATCAGGAAGGCCTGGAAGGCTCGCGTTTCGTGATCAAGAACCCCAACGCCACCACGACCTGTGGCTGTGGTTCGTCTTTCTCGATCTGA
- a CDS encoding SPOR domain-containing protein encodes MRWILLLLILLNAFYYVWHQQQAPLRAKEVEPATAYQAARKDIRLLSEAESPRVRAPSSVPVESSAPEAAVCLFLGSFDGQTQAEVVEQRLLSLDIRADVRSIDAAAGVEYWVYLPPLASRQASLRQLRELQARRIDSYIITQGELANGISLGIFPRSDSAGSVMQRLREVGYEPQMRELSRAHRSFWVRVSPESRRLADEYLLGKLAGDFAGLQHQLMPCEGVALP; translated from the coding sequence ATGCGTTGGATCCTGCTACTGCTCATATTGCTGAATGCCTTTTATTACGTATGGCATCAGCAGCAAGCTCCTCTGCGTGCCAAGGAGGTCGAGCCGGCGACCGCTTACCAGGCTGCGCGAAAGGATATCCGTTTGTTGAGCGAGGCTGAGTCGCCGCGTGTGCGTGCGCCCTCGTCCGTTCCTGTCGAGAGTTCTGCTCCTGAGGCTGCTGTGTGTCTTTTCCTTGGGAGCTTCGATGGGCAGACGCAGGCAGAGGTAGTAGAGCAGCGCCTGCTGAGCCTGGATATACGGGCCGATGTGCGCAGTATTGATGCGGCGGCGGGAGTCGAGTACTGGGTTTATCTTCCGCCGCTCGCATCCCGGCAAGCCTCGTTGCGGCAGTTGCGTGAGTTGCAAGCTCGACGTATCGACAGCTACATCATTACTCAGGGAGAGCTGGCCAACGGTATTTCGCTTGGTATTTTCCCGCGGAGCGATTCGGCAGGGAGTGTCATGCAACGTCTGCGAGAGGTCGGTTATGAGCCGCAGATGCGTGAGCTGTCACGCGCACATCGCAGTTTCTGGGTACGTGTGTCGCCGGAAAGCAGGCGATTGGCTGATGAATATCTGCTCGGAAAACTGGCGGGTGATTTCGCCGGGCTGCAGCATCAATTAATGCCTTGTGAAGGCGTTGCATTGCCTTAG
- the tuf gene encoding elongation factor Tu, with translation MAKEKFERNKPHVNVGTIGHVDHGKTTLTAALTRVCSEVFGSAKVDFDKIDSAPEEKARGITINTAHVEYDSNIRHYAHVDCPGHADYVKNMITGAAQMDGAILVCSAADGPMPQTREHILLSRQVGVPYIVVFLNKADMVDDAELLELVEMEVRDLLSTYDFPGDDTPIIIGSALMALNGEDDNELGTTAVKKLVETLDSYIPEPVRAIDRPFLMPIEDVFSISGRGTVVTGRVERGIVRIQEEIEIVGLRPTTKTTCTGVEMFRKLLDEGRAGENCGVLLRGTKRDEVERGQVLAKPGTIKPHTKFEAEVYVLSKEEGGRHTPFFKGYRPQFYFRTTDVTGSCELPEGVEMVMPGDNIKMVVTLIKPIAMEDGLRFAIREGGRTVGAGVVAKIVE, from the coding sequence ATGGCTAAAGAGAAATTCGAACGTAACAAACCGCACGTCAACGTAGGCACCATCGGTCACGTTGACCACGGTAAAACCACTCTGACCGCTGCTCTGACCCGCGTCTGCTCCGAAGTTTTCGGTTCGGCCAAGGTCGACTTCGACAAGATCGATAGCGCTCCGGAAGAGAAGGCTCGTGGTATCACCATCAACACTGCACACGTAGAGTACGATTCCAATATTCGTCACTACGCGCACGTTGACTGCCCGGGTCACGCCGACTACGTGAAGAACATGATCACCGGTGCTGCCCAGATGGACGGCGCGATCCTGGTCTGCTCGGCTGCCGACGGCCCGATGCCGCAAACCCGTGAGCACATCCTGCTGTCCCGTCAGGTAGGCGTTCCGTACATCGTTGTCTTCCTGAACAAGGCTGACATGGTTGACGACGCTGAGCTGCTGGAGCTGGTCGAGATGGAAGTTCGCGACCTGCTGAGCACCTACGATTTCCCGGGTGACGACACTCCGATCATCATCGGCTCCGCGCTGATGGCTCTGAACGGTGAAGACGACAACGAGCTGGGCACCACTGCCGTCAAGAAGCTGGTTGAGACTCTGGACAGCTACATTCCTGAGCCGGTTCGTGCTATCGACCGTCCGTTCCTGATGCCGATCGAAGACGTGTTCTCGATCTCCGGTCGCGGTACTGTAGTTACCGGTCGTGTAGAGCGCGGTATCGTCAGGATCCAGGAAGAAATCGAAATCGTTGGTCTGCGTCCGACCACCAAAACCACCTGCACCGGCGTTGAGATGTTCCGCAAGCTGCTGGACGAAGGTCGTGCTGGTGAGAACTGCGGCGTGCTGCTGCGCGGCACCAAGCGTGATGAAGTCGAGCGTGGTCAGGTTCTGGCCAAGCCGGGCACCATCAAGCCGCACACCAAGTTCGAAGCTGAAGTGTACGTTCTGTCCAAAGAAGAAGGTGGTCGTCACACCCCGTTCTTCAAAGGCTACCGTCCTCAGTTCTACTTCCGTACCACTGACGTGACCGGTTCGTGCGAACTGCCGGAAGGCGTTGAGATGGTAATGCCGGGCGACAACATCAAAATGGTTGTCACCCTGATCAAGCCGATCGCCATGGAAGACGGCCTGCGCTTCGCAATTCGCGAAGGTGGTCGTACCGTTGGTGCTGGCGTGGTTGCCAAGATCGTCGAGTAA
- the rplA gene encoding 50S ribosomal protein L1: MAKLTKRQKAIAAKVEAGKAYSFEEAAGLLAELSAVKFTESFDIAVNLGVDPRKSDQVVRGATVLPNGTGKSVRVAVFTQGPGAEAALAAGADKVGMDDLAAEMKAGDLNYDVVIASPDAMRVVGQLGQVLGPRGLMPNPKVGTVTPDVATAVKNAKAGQVRFRTDKNGIIHTSVGKVGFEAAALKQNVEALLSDLKRLKPSTSKGIYVKRVTLSTTMGPGLIIDQASLEA; encoded by the coding sequence ATGGCTAAGTTGACCAAGCGCCAAAAGGCCATCGCGGCCAAGGTTGAAGCCGGTAAGGCTTACTCCTTCGAAGAAGCTGCCGGCCTGCTGGCTGAGCTGTCCGCTGTCAAGTTCACCGAGTCTTTCGACATCGCTGTGAACTTGGGCGTCGATCCGCGTAAATCCGACCAGGTCGTTCGTGGCGCTACCGTTCTGCCGAATGGCACCGGTAAAAGCGTTCGCGTTGCCGTGTTCACTCAAGGCCCGGGCGCTGAAGCTGCCCTGGCTGCCGGTGCAGACAAAGTCGGCATGGACGATCTGGCTGCCGAAATGAAGGCTGGCGACCTGAACTATGACGTGGTCATCGCTTCCCCGGATGCCATGCGTGTCGTCGGTCAGCTGGGTCAGGTTCTCGGCCCGCGCGGCCTGATGCCGAACCCGAAAGTCGGTACCGTTACTCCGGACGTCGCCACCGCTGTCAAGAACGCCAAGGCTGGTCAGGTACGTTTCCGTACCGACAAGAACGGCATCATCCACACCTCCGTTGGCAAGGTCGGCTTCGAAGCCGCTGCGCTGAAGCAGAACGTGGAAGCCCTGCTGTCCGACCTGAAGCGTCTGAAGCCGTCGACTTCGAAAGGTATCTACGTCAAGCGCGTGACCCTGAGCACCACCATGGGTCCTGGTCTGATCATCGATCAGGCTTCGCTCGAAGCGTAA
- the rplK gene encoding 50S ribosomal protein L11: MAKKIQAYIKLQVKAGQANPSPPVGPALGQHGVNIMEFCKAFNAKTQGMEPGLPTPVIITVYSDRSFTFETKSTPASVLLKKAAGLTSGSARPNTVKVGTVTRAQLEEIAKTKQADLTAADLDAAVRTIAGSARSMGLNVEGV, from the coding sequence ATGGCTAAGAAAATTCAGGCTTATATCAAGCTTCAGGTTAAAGCCGGTCAGGCAAACCCGTCGCCGCCCGTTGGTCCTGCACTGGGTCAGCACGGTGTTAACATCATGGAATTCTGCAAGGCGTTCAACGCCAAGACTCAGGGCATGGAACCTGGTCTGCCGACTCCTGTGATTATCACCGTTTACAGCGACCGTAGCTTCACCTTTGAAACCAAGAGCACCCCGGCATCGGTACTGCTGAAGAAGGCCGCAGGCCTGACCAGCGGTTCCGCTCGTCCGAACACCGTCAAAGTTGGCACCGTTACCCGTGCTCAGCTGGAAGAGATCGCCAAGACCAAACAGGCTGATCTGACTGCCGCTGACCTGGATGCGGCCGTGCGTACCATCGCCGGCTCCGCGCGTAGCATGGGCCTGAACGTGGAGGGTGTGTAA
- a CDS encoding peptidoglycan DD-metalloendopeptidase family protein, producing the protein MTSTSKAPPLYPKTHILAASGVAALLSLTLLVFPTREVEAQKTFLDLDLGNDAELVLQEKDDLRAPLPVPGAASPFAKIEQSADTNANSAEQDAEENTLETADTTPPSAPNHHNITVSNGDTLSTVFAKVGLNANDLHEALNSNKEAKQFSRLKIGQVLDFELGEDGKLKSLQTKLSDLETIRLSRTDKGFDFQSDLIKPEVVTTYSHGVINSSLFLSAKRAGLSHSLTMDLANVFGYDIDFAMDIREGDEFEVIYEEKVVDGKRVGTGNILSARFTNRGKTYTAVRYTSKQGTTSYYNANGESMRKAFIRTPVDFARISSRFSTGRKHPILNKIRAHKGVDYAAPRGTPIKAAGDGRVTLAGRNGGYGNTVIIQHGQRYRTLYAHMQGFAKGVRNGSNVKQGQIIGYIGTTGLSTGPHLHYEFQVNGVHVDPLSQKLPMADPIAASEKQRFMQLSKPLMARMDQEKATMLAANQQ; encoded by the coding sequence ATGACCTCTACATCTAAAGCGCCGCCGCTCTATCCGAAGACCCATATTCTTGCAGCAAGCGGTGTGGCCGCACTGCTCAGCCTTACCCTTCTGGTGTTTCCGACACGTGAAGTCGAAGCGCAGAAAACCTTCCTCGACCTGGATCTTGGCAACGATGCCGAGCTGGTACTGCAGGAGAAGGATGACCTCCGAGCGCCACTGCCAGTACCTGGCGCCGCCTCGCCCTTCGCAAAAATCGAGCAAAGCGCCGACACCAACGCAAACAGCGCAGAACAAGACGCTGAAGAAAACACCCTAGAAACAGCCGACACCACTCCCCCCTCCGCCCCCAACCACCACAACATCACTGTCAGTAACGGCGATACGCTCTCTACCGTATTCGCCAAGGTCGGCCTGAACGCCAATGATCTGCACGAGGCGCTCAACAGCAACAAGGAAGCCAAGCAGTTCAGCCGCCTGAAGATCGGACAGGTTCTGGATTTCGAGCTGGGCGAAGACGGCAAGCTGAAAAGCCTGCAGACCAAACTGAGCGACCTGGAAACCATCCGCCTCAGTCGCACTGACAAGGGCTTCGATTTCCAAAGCGATCTGATCAAGCCCGAGGTCGTCACCACTTACAGCCATGGCGTGATCAACAGCTCGCTGTTTCTCTCCGCCAAACGCGCCGGTCTTTCCCATAGCCTGACCATGGATCTGGCCAATGTATTTGGCTACGACATCGACTTCGCCATGGATATTCGCGAAGGCGACGAGTTCGAAGTGATCTATGAAGAAAAGGTGGTGGACGGCAAGCGCGTTGGCACCGGCAACATTCTTTCGGCACGCTTCACCAACCGCGGCAAGACTTACACCGCCGTGCGTTACACCAGCAAGCAAGGTACCACCAGCTACTACAACGCCAACGGCGAAAGCATGCGCAAGGCGTTCATCCGTACTCCGGTGGATTTCGCCCGTATCAGCTCGCGTTTCTCCACTGGCCGCAAGCACCCCATTCTGAACAAGATTCGCGCGCACAAAGGCGTCGACTACGCAGCACCACGCGGTACGCCGATCAAGGCTGCCGGTGACGGCCGCGTCACCCTGGCTGGGCGTAACGGCGGCTACGGCAACACCGTGATCATCCAGCACGGCCAACGCTACCGTACCCTCTATGCGCACATGCAGGGCTTCGCCAAAGGCGTGCGCAATGGCTCGAACGTCAAGCAAGGGCAGATCATCGGTTATATCGGCACGACCGGTCTTTCCACCGGCCCTCATTTGCACTACGAGTTCCAGGTCAACGGCGTGCACGTCGACCCGCTCAGTCAGAAACTGCCGATGGCCGATCCTATCGCCGCCAGCGAAAAGCAACGTTTCATGCAGCTGAGCAAACCGCTGATGGCTCGCATGGATCAGGAAAAGGCCACCATGCTGGCCGCCAATCAGCAGTAA
- a CDS encoding bactofilin family protein — MWNKDKAKPDLQRFSGKTSLIAAGAELVGDMRFQGAVQVDGRVTGNLLATEGLVRVSVGGMVEGEIRAPHIVIDGEVSGDVFSSGHLELGSRSRVRGNLHYGLMEMAMGAQIEGRLYHLKDGERPLELPATVDAEQ; from the coding sequence ATGTGGAATAAAGACAAGGCCAAGCCCGACCTGCAGCGTTTCAGCGGCAAAACCAGCCTGATCGCCGCCGGTGCCGAGCTGGTGGGTGATATGCGCTTTCAAGGCGCGGTACAGGTGGATGGCCGGGTCACCGGTAATCTGCTGGCGACCGAGGGGCTGGTGCGAGTCAGCGTGGGCGGTATGGTTGAAGGTGAGATTCGCGCCCCCCATATAGTGATCGACGGTGAGGTAAGCGGGGATGTTTTCTCCAGCGGTCACCTTGAGCTGGGTTCGCGCTCCCGGGTTCGCGGCAATCTGCACTACGGCCTCATGGAAATGGCCATGGGAGCACAGATCGAAGGTCGGCTCTATCACCTGAAAGACGGCGAGCGGCCGCTGGAGCTTCCGGCGACTGTGGATGCCGAGCAATAG
- the nusG gene encoding transcription termination/antitermination protein NusG has translation MAKRWYVVHAYSGYEKHVMRSLIERVKLAGMEDDFGEILVPTEEVVEMRNGQKRKSERKFFPGYVLVQMEMNEATWHLIKDTPRVMGFIGGTADKPAPITEKEAEAILRRVADSGDKPKPKTLFEPGEMVRVVDGPFADFGGVVEEVNYEKSRIQVAVTIFGRSTPVELEFSQVEKA, from the coding sequence GTGGCTAAGCGTTGGTACGTCGTGCATGCATACTCGGGTTACGAGAAGCATGTCATGCGCTCGCTGATCGAGCGCGTCAAGCTGGCTGGTATGGAAGATGACTTTGGCGAGATTCTCGTTCCTACTGAAGAAGTGGTCGAGATGCGCAATGGTCAGAAGCGCAAGAGTGAGCGCAAGTTCTTCCCCGGTTACGTCCTGGTGCAGATGGAGATGAACGAGGCAACTTGGCACTTGATCAAGGATACGCCGCGGGTCATGGGCTTCATTGGTGGTACGGCAGACAAGCCGGCGCCAATCACTGAGAAAGAAGCCGAAGCCATCCTGCGTCGTGTCGCCGATAGCGGCGACAAGCCCAAGCCGAAGACGCTGTTCGAGCCGGGCGAAATGGTTCGTGTTGTTGATGGCCCGTTCGCCGATTTCGGTGGTGTGGTCGAAGAAGTGAATTACGAGAAGAGCCGTATCCAGGTTGCTGTGACCATCTTCGGTCGCTCAACCCCGGTCGAGCTGGAGTTCAGTCAGGTCGAGAAGGCATAA
- the secE gene encoding preprotein translocase subunit SecE: MNVKAEAKDSRFDLVKWLIVAALVVVGVVGNQYFSAESILYRVLGLVVLAAVAGVVALQTARGQAFAVLLKEARVEIRKVVWPTRQETTQTTLIVVAVVLVMALLLWGLDSLLGLLVSLIVG, from the coding sequence ATGAATGTTAAGGCTGAAGCCAAAGACTCTCGCTTTGATCTGGTTAAGTGGCTGATTGTCGCTGCCCTGGTTGTGGTGGGTGTGGTCGGTAATCAGTACTTCTCCGCTGAGTCGATTCTTTATCGCGTTCTCGGTCTGGTCGTATTGGCTGCTGTTGCAGGTGTGGTTGCCCTGCAGACGGCGCGTGGTCAGGCTTTCGCGGTGCTGCTGAAAGAGGCGCGCGTCGAGATTCGTAAGGTTGTTTGGCCGACCCGCCAGGAAACTACTCAGACTACGTTGATCGTGGTCGCTGTGGTTCTGGTGATGGCGCTGCTGTTGTGGGGTCTTGATTCCCTGCTCGGTTTGCTTGTTTCCCTGATTGTTGGTTAA
- the tyrS gene encoding tyrosine--tRNA ligase — MKSVEEQLALIKRGAEEVLVEAELVEKLKRGQPLRIKAGFDPTAPDLHLGHTVLINKLRQFQELGHQVVFLIGDFTGMIGDPSGKSATRPPLTREQVLDNAETYKQQVFKILDPAKTEVAFNSTWMDQLKPADFIRLASQYTVARMLERDDFDKRYTGNQPIAIHEFLYPLVQGYDSVALKADVELGGTDQKFNLLMGRELQRAYGQESQCIVTMPLLEGLDGVKKMSKSLGNYVGIQEAPGVMYNKLVSMPDALMWRYFELLSFRSMDEIEQFKRDVEQGANPRDIKIKLAEELVARFHGEEAAANAHRSAGNRMKDGELPEDLPEVVLASAEDMPISSVLNKAGLVKNAAVARDLLGSGGVRVDGEVVDRAFLFKVGATHVCQAGKKAFARITLKAE; from the coding sequence ATGAAGTCGGTTGAAGAGCAGCTGGCGCTGATCAAGCGTGGCGCGGAAGAGGTTCTGGTTGAAGCTGAGCTGGTCGAGAAGCTCAAGCGCGGTCAGCCATTGCGGATCAAGGCTGGGTTCGACCCTACCGCCCCCGATCTGCATCTCGGCCACACCGTCCTTATTAATAAGCTGCGCCAGTTTCAGGAGCTTGGCCATCAGGTGGTTTTCCTGATTGGCGATTTCACTGGAATGATCGGTGATCCCAGTGGCAAGAGCGCAACGCGTCCTCCTTTGACTCGTGAGCAGGTTCTGGATAACGCCGAGACCTATAAACAGCAGGTCTTCAAGATCCTCGATCCAGCCAAGACCGAGGTGGCGTTCAACTCAACCTGGATGGATCAGCTCAAGCCGGCTGATTTCATTCGCCTGGCTTCGCAGTACACCGTGGCTCGCATGCTCGAGCGTGACGATTTCGACAAGCGCTACACCGGCAATCAGCCGATCGCCATCCACGAGTTCCTCTACCCGCTGGTACAAGGCTATGACTCGGTGGCGCTCAAGGCGGATGTCGAGCTAGGTGGTACGGATCAGAAGTTCAACCTGCTGATGGGGCGCGAGTTGCAGCGTGCTTATGGTCAGGAGTCGCAGTGCATCGTCACCATGCCTCTGCTGGAAGGGTTGGACGGCGTTAAGAAGATGTCCAAGTCTCTGGGTAACTATGTAGGCATCCAGGAAGCGCCAGGTGTGATGTACAACAAGCTGGTGTCCATGCCTGATGCCTTGATGTGGCGTTACTTCGAGCTGCTCAGCTTCCGCTCCATGGATGAAATCGAACAGTTCAAGCGTGATGTCGAGCAGGGTGCCAATCCGCGGGACATCAAGATCAAGCTGGCAGAGGAGCTTGTCGCGCGTTTTCATGGTGAGGAGGCGGCTGCCAATGCCCATCGTTCGGCGGGCAACCGTATGAAGGATGGCGAGCTGCCGGAAGATCTGCCGGAGGTCGTTTTGGCTTCTGCTGAAGATATGCCGATCTCGTCCGTCCTTAATAAGGCCGGGCTGGTAAAGAATGCGGCAGTTGCGCGTGATCTGCTGGGCTCCGGTGGTGTGCGCGTAGATGGTGAGGTGGTTGATCGCGCGTTCCTGTTCAAGGTGGGTGCTACTCACGTTTGCCAGGCGGGAAAGAAGGCATTTGCCCGTATTACGCTAAAAGCTGAGTAA